The following proteins come from a genomic window of Mycobacterium sp. DL:
- the rplV gene encoding 50S ribosomal protein L22 — protein MSTTIEYPSATAVARFVPISPTKARRVIDLVRGKSVEAALDILRWAPQSASDPVAKVIASAAANAQNNEGLDPATLVVATVYADGGPTAKRIRPRAQGRAFRIRKRSCHITVIVESRPPREKGARTSASAANSRSRRAQGSKAAAAKATPKKATETTSTTKASAEAKEGSE, from the coding sequence ATGAGTACCACGATCGAATATCCGTCCGCGACGGCTGTGGCGCGTTTTGTGCCCATCTCGCCGACCAAGGCACGCCGGGTGATCGACCTGGTCCGCGGCAAGAGCGTCGAGGCAGCCCTCGACATCCTGCGGTGGGCGCCGCAGTCCGCCAGTGATCCGGTCGCCAAGGTGATCGCCAGCGCTGCGGCCAACGCGCAGAACAACGAGGGCCTCGATCCGGCCACGCTCGTTGTCGCCACCGTGTACGCCGACGGGGGCCCCACCGCCAAGCGCATCCGGCCGCGCGCGCAGGGTCGCGCCTTCCGGATCCGCAAGCGCTCCTGCCACATCACCGTGATCGTCGAGAGCAGGCCGCCTCGCGAAAAGGGCGCCAGGACGTCCGCCTCGGCGGCCAACTCCCGCTCGCGGCGCGCGCAGGGCAGCAAGGCCGCCGCTGCCAAGGCCACGCCGAAGAAGGCCACCGAGACCACATCGACCACCAAGGCTTCGGCAGAAGCGAAGGAGGGCTCAGAGTAG
- a CDS encoding cytochrome P450 has protein sequence MSTPTTDDAAKVLADPEAYADDDRLHAALAHLRANEPVAWVDNPPYRPFWAITRHADIMAIERDNELFVSGPRPLLAPADADDVMKQQQDAGIGLRTLIHMDDPHHRDVRKIGADWFRPKAMRDLKVRVDELAKRYVDRMRDIGPECDFVTDIAVNYPLYVILSLLGLPEDDFPRMLKLTQEMFGGDDTEHKRGEGTTEDLLAVLMDFFAYFSALTASRREHPTDDLASAIANGTINGELMSDMDTVSYYVIVASAGHDTTKDAISGGLRALIDNPDQLARLQDDPSLMGTAVEEMIRWTTPVKEFMRTATADTEIRGVPIAEGESVYLAYVSANRDEDVFADPFRFDVGRDPNKHLSFGYGVHFCLGAALARMEMNSLFTELLPRLDSIELAGEPELAATTFVGGLKHLPIRYSLR, from the coding sequence ATGAGCACACCCACGACGGACGATGCCGCGAAGGTTCTGGCCGATCCGGAGGCCTATGCCGACGACGACCGACTGCACGCGGCGCTGGCCCATCTGCGGGCCAACGAACCCGTCGCGTGGGTGGACAATCCGCCGTACCGGCCGTTCTGGGCGATCACCAGACACGCCGACATCATGGCGATCGAGCGTGACAACGAACTCTTCGTCAGCGGCCCGCGCCCGCTGCTCGCCCCGGCCGACGCCGATGACGTGATGAAGCAGCAGCAGGATGCCGGCATCGGTCTGCGGACGCTCATCCACATGGACGACCCGCACCACCGCGACGTGCGCAAGATCGGCGCCGACTGGTTCCGGCCCAAGGCGATGCGCGACCTCAAGGTGCGCGTCGACGAACTGGCCAAGCGGTACGTCGACCGGATGCGCGACATCGGTCCCGAATGTGACTTCGTCACCGACATCGCGGTCAATTACCCGCTCTACGTGATTCTTTCGCTCCTCGGACTCCCCGAGGACGACTTCCCCCGGATGCTCAAGCTCACCCAGGAGATGTTCGGCGGCGACGACACCGAGCACAAGCGCGGCGAGGGCACCACCGAAGACCTGTTGGCCGTGCTGATGGATTTCTTCGCCTACTTCTCGGCACTGACCGCCTCCCGCCGTGAGCACCCCACCGACGATCTGGCCTCGGCGATCGCCAACGGCACCATCAACGGCGAGCTGATGTCGGACATGGACACCGTCTCCTACTACGTGATCGTCGCCAGCGCGGGCCACGACACCACCAAGGACGCGATCTCGGGTGGACTGCGCGCCCTCATCGACAATCCGGATCAGCTCGCCCGCCTGCAGGACGATCCGAGCCTGATGGGCACCGCGGTCGAGGAGATGATCCGGTGGACGACGCCGGTGAAGGAGTTCATGCGTACCGCGACCGCCGACACCGAGATCCGCGGGGTGCCCATCGCCGAGGGCGAGTCGGTGTACCTGGCGTACGTCTCGGCCAACCGGGACGAAGACGTCTTCGCCGACCCGTTCCGCTTCGATGTGGGCCGCGACCCGAACAAGCATCTGTCGTTCGGGTACGGCGTGCACTTCTGCCTCGGCGCGGCGCTGGCGAGGATGGAGATGAACAGCCTGTTCACCGAGTTGCTGCCCCGACTGGACTCGATCGAGCTGGCGGGCGAGCCCGAGCTGGCGGCCACCACGTTCGTCGGCGGCCTCAAGCATCTCCCTATTCGCTACTCGCTGAGGTGA
- the rpsJ gene encoding 30S ribosomal protein S10, with amino-acid sequence MAGQKIRIRLKAYDHEAIDASARKIVETVTRTGASVVGPVPLPTEKNVYCVIRSPHKYKDSREHFEMRTHKRLIDILDPTPKTVDALMRIDLPASVDVNIQ; translated from the coding sequence GTGGCGGGACAAAAGATCCGCATCAGGCTCAAGGCCTACGACCATGAGGCCATTGACGCCTCGGCGCGCAAGATCGTCGAGACGGTCACCCGGACGGGCGCCAGCGTGGTCGGCCCTGTACCGCTGCCGACCGAGAAGAACGTGTACTGCGTCATTCGGTCCCCGCACAAGTACAAGGACTCGCGGGAGCACTTCGAGATGCGTACGCACAAGCGGCTGATCGACATTCTCGACCCGACCCCGAAGACCGTTGACGCTCTGATGCGCATCGATCTGCCGGCCAGCGTCGACGTCAACATCCAGTAG
- the rplB gene encoding 50S ribosomal protein L2, whose protein sequence is MAIRKYKPTTPGRRGSSVSDFAEITRDHPEKSLVRPLHGKGGRNAHGRITTRHKGGGHKRAYRVIDFRRHDKDGVNAKVAHIEYDPNRTANIALLHFLDGEKRYIIAPHGLKQGDIVESGANADIKPGNNLPLRNIPAGTVIHAVELRPGGGAKMARSAGASIQLLGKEGTYASLRMPSGEIRRVDVRCRGTVGEVGNAEQANINWGKAGRMRWKGKRPTVRGVVMNPVDHPHGGGEGKTSGGRHPVSPWGKPEGRTRKPNKQSDKLIVRRRRTGKNKR, encoded by the coding sequence ATGGCAATTCGCAAGTACAAGCCGACGACCCCGGGCCGCCGTGGCTCCAGCGTCTCCGACTTCGCCGAGATCACTCGTGATCATCCGGAGAAGTCGTTGGTGCGGCCGCTGCACGGCAAGGGTGGACGTAACGCGCACGGCCGGATCACGACGCGGCACAAGGGCGGCGGGCACAAGCGCGCTTACCGGGTGATCGACTTCCGTCGCCACGACAAGGACGGCGTCAACGCCAAGGTCGCGCACATCGAGTACGACCCGAACCGCACGGCGAACATCGCGCTGCTGCACTTCCTGGACGGCGAGAAGCGGTACATCATCGCGCCGCACGGTCTCAAGCAGGGCGACATCGTGGAGTCGGGCGCCAACGCCGACATCAAGCCGGGCAACAACCTGCCGCTGCGCAACATCCCCGCCGGCACCGTCATCCACGCCGTGGAGCTGCGGCCCGGCGGTGGCGCCAAGATGGCGCGCTCCGCGGGAGCCAGCATTCAGCTGCTCGGCAAGGAGGGCACCTACGCGTCGTTGCGCATGCCGTCCGGTGAGATCCGCCGCGTCGACGTCCGCTGCCGCGGCACCGTCGGCGAGGTCGGCAACGCCGAGCAGGCGAACATCAACTGGGGCAAGGCCGGCCGGATGCGCTGGAAGGGCAAGCGTCCCACCGTCCGCGGTGTCGTGATGAACCCGGTCGACCACCCGCACGGCGGTGGCGAGGGCAAGACCTCCGGTGGTCGTCACCCGGTCAGCCCGTGGGGCAAGCCGGAAGGCCGTACCCGCAAGCCGAACAAGCAGAGCGACAAGCTCATCGTCCGACGCCGGCGCACCGGCAAGAACAAGCGCTAG
- the mftG gene encoding mycofactocin system GMC family oxidoreductase MftG, which translates to MLIVGAGSAGSVLAERLSADDRCRVTVVEAGPGPGDPRIYSQITDGLRLPIGEASSVVRRYQTTLTDAPERSAQIMRGAVVGGSGAINGGYFCRALPSDVDGWALPGWSWSEVLPHFIAIENDLDFDSPLHGSAGPITVRRVNEFNGCTAAFVESAQSAGFGWIDDLNGSTPEVPLGPGVGAVPLNIEGGTRVGPGGAFLQPALQRPNLTLLADTQVRRIRVDAGRATALECRGPGGDVVLTADRIVLSAGAIGSAHLLMLSGIGPGDDLRHAGVSVGVDLPVGVGTVDHPEWVLPVSWPPTHGVPPLEAVLTTGEGLEIRPYTAGFGAMTSGRRDDPTDRPHLGVTLMRPRSRGRITLVSADPDRAPVIEHHYDSEAADVELLRRGSELAHELAGTTVESEPSWSTSQHLCGSARMGGDGDPTAVVDAQCRVLGVDGLWVVDGSILPAITSRGPHATIVMAGHRATEFIAAR; encoded by the coding sequence ATCCTGATCGTCGGCGCCGGGAGTGCGGGATCCGTGCTTGCAGAACGGCTTTCCGCCGACGACCGTTGCCGGGTGACCGTGGTGGAAGCGGGTCCCGGGCCGGGTGACCCGCGGATCTACAGCCAGATCACCGATGGTCTGCGCCTTCCGATCGGGGAGGCGAGTTCGGTGGTCCGGCGGTATCAGACGACGCTGACCGACGCACCCGAACGGTCCGCGCAGATCATGCGCGGCGCCGTCGTCGGCGGATCGGGTGCGATCAACGGGGGGTACTTCTGTCGCGCCCTGCCGTCCGACGTCGACGGATGGGCGCTGCCGGGCTGGTCCTGGTCCGAGGTCCTCCCACACTTCATCGCGATCGAGAACGACCTGGACTTCGACAGTCCACTGCATGGCTCGGCCGGGCCGATCACCGTGCGTCGGGTCAATGAATTCAACGGCTGCACAGCAGCATTCGTGGAATCGGCACAGTCGGCGGGGTTCGGCTGGATCGACGATCTCAACGGGTCGACACCGGAGGTCCCGCTGGGGCCGGGAGTCGGTGCGGTGCCGCTCAACATCGAGGGCGGCACCCGCGTCGGCCCCGGGGGTGCCTTTCTGCAACCGGCGTTGCAGCGTCCCAACCTGACCCTGCTCGCCGATACCCAGGTGCGCCGGATTCGGGTGGACGCCGGGCGGGCCACCGCGCTGGAGTGCCGCGGGCCCGGCGGAGACGTGGTGCTGACCGCCGACCGGATCGTGCTGTCCGCCGGCGCCATCGGTTCCGCCCACCTGCTGATGCTGTCGGGAATCGGACCCGGGGACGACCTGAGGCACGCGGGCGTGTCCGTGGGGGTGGATCTGCCCGTCGGCGTCGGTACCGTCGATCACCCGGAATGGGTGCTACCGGTGAGCTGGCCGCCGACGCATGGCGTGCCCCCGTTGGAGGCGGTGCTGACGACTGGTGAGGGCCTTGAGATCAGGCCTTACACAGCGGGTTTCGGAGCGATGACCAGCGGTCGCCGCGATGACCCGACCGACCGGCCGCACCTCGGGGTGACGTTGATGCGTCCCCGGTCGCGAGGCCGGATCACGCTCGTGTCCGCGGATCCCGACCGCGCCCCGGTGATCGAACATCACTACGACAGCGAGGCCGCAGATGTCGAGCTGCTCCGGAGAGGGTCCGAGCTCGCGCATGAATTAGCCGGTACCACAGTAGAATCCGAACCCTCGTGGTCGACATCGCAGCACCTGTGCGGTAGTGCCCGGATGGGCGGTGACGGTGACCCGACTGCGGTGGTCGACGCTCAGTGTCGGGTATTGGGCGTCGACGGACTGTGGGTCGTCGATGGGTCGATCCTGCCCGCCATCACCAGTCGCGGACCGCACGCGACGATCGTGATGGCCGGCCACCGCGCGACGGAGTTCATCGCCGCTCGGTGA
- a CDS encoding MFS transporter — protein MVDTLDGSSQDIDADAATLSPRRRTWLLTIACADVLLVIASMVALNAALPDLAVETSATQTQLTWVIDGYTLALACLLLLAGALGDRYGRRGALLAGLAIFGVASLAPVVWDSPTQIIAARAVAGFGAAFIMPATLSLLTAAFPKSERNKAVGIWAGVAGSAAIVGFLGTGTLLHFFPWQSIFYAFGAAAVVLFGLTCTIGSSRDESAAPVDWLGGGLIGAAIAVFALGVIEAPHRGWTDPAVLFCMAAGVAIAAVFTRVQLRREHPLLDVRLFGRPDFATGAVGITFLFFANFGFFFVAMQFMQLVLGYSPITTAFALTPLVFPVLILSATVHLYLPRFGLRAVVTVGLLMLATGLFCMRTLEAESSYLDLAWPLLIMASGIGLCTAPTTSAIMGAVPDEKQGVASAVNDATREIGAALGIAVAGSVLAAGYQHALAPNVGAFPDQSREAATESLAYALSVAEQMGPMGAQLAALAESAFLHAMDQALLVLSAAILVAAAFVAVWSPGRDGRQSRAVRKLTERR, from the coding sequence ATGGTCGACACCCTCGACGGGTCCAGCCAGGATATCGACGCCGACGCCGCCACCCTGTCCCCGCGCAGACGGACGTGGCTGCTCACCATCGCGTGCGCCGACGTCCTCCTGGTCATCGCGTCCATGGTCGCGCTCAACGCCGCACTGCCCGACCTCGCGGTCGAGACGTCGGCGACCCAGACGCAACTGACGTGGGTGATCGACGGCTACACGCTCGCGCTGGCCTGTCTGCTGCTGCTCGCCGGGGCCCTCGGCGACCGTTACGGCCGCCGCGGCGCGCTCCTCGCCGGGCTCGCGATCTTCGGCGTGGCTTCCCTGGCCCCCGTGGTGTGGGACAGTCCGACGCAGATCATCGCTGCACGCGCGGTGGCGGGTTTCGGCGCAGCGTTCATCATGCCTGCGACGCTGTCACTGCTCACCGCGGCGTTTCCGAAGTCCGAACGCAACAAGGCCGTCGGGATCTGGGCGGGCGTTGCGGGTTCCGCGGCGATCGTCGGATTCCTGGGCACCGGGACACTGCTGCACTTCTTCCCGTGGCAGTCCATCTTCTACGCGTTCGGCGCAGCCGCAGTAGTACTGTTCGGGCTCACCTGCACCATCGGGTCGTCGCGTGACGAGAGCGCCGCGCCGGTCGACTGGCTCGGCGGCGGACTCATCGGAGCGGCGATCGCGGTGTTCGCGCTCGGGGTGATCGAGGCCCCCCACCGCGGGTGGACCGACCCCGCCGTGCTGTTCTGCATGGCGGCCGGCGTGGCCATCGCCGCGGTCTTCACGCGGGTCCAGTTGCGGCGAGAGCACCCGCTCCTCGACGTGCGACTCTTCGGCAGACCCGATTTCGCCACCGGCGCCGTCGGCATCACCTTCCTGTTCTTCGCGAACTTCGGATTCTTCTTCGTGGCAATGCAGTTCATGCAGTTGGTGCTCGGGTACAGCCCCATCACGACCGCATTCGCGTTGACACCGCTGGTCTTCCCCGTGCTCATCCTCAGCGCCACCGTGCACCTCTATCTCCCCAGATTCGGCCTGCGGGCGGTGGTGACCGTCGGTTTGTTGATGTTGGCAACCGGGCTGTTCTGCATGCGCACCCTCGAAGCCGAGTCGTCGTACCTGGATCTGGCGTGGCCGCTGCTGATCATGGCCTCGGGTATCGGACTGTGCACGGCGCCGACGACTTCGGCGATCATGGGCGCGGTACCGGACGAGAAGCAAGGTGTGGCCTCCGCGGTCAACGACGCCACCCGTGAGATCGGTGCGGCGCTCGGCATCGCCGTCGCCGGATCGGTTCTCGCTGCGGGCTATCAGCACGCGTTGGCACCGAACGTGGGCGCCTTCCCGGACCAGAGCCGCGAAGCCGCGACCGAATCGCTCGCCTACGCACTGTCCGTCGCCGAACAGATGGGCCCGATGGGCGCACAACTGGCCGCCCTCGCCGAGTCGGCATTCCTGCACGCGATGGACCAGGCGCTGCTGGTGCTCTCCGCGGCGATCCTCGTCGCGGCGGCCTTCGTCGCGGTCTGGTCACCCGGTCGCGACGGTCGGCAGTCCCGCGCGGTCCGCAAGCTCACCGAGCGGCGATGA
- the rplD gene encoding 50S ribosomal protein L4 has translation MTVKIDVRTPAGKKDGSVELPAELFDVEPNIALMHQVVVAQLAAKRQGTHSTKTRGEVSGGGKKPYRQKGTGRARQGSTRAPQFAGGGVVHGPQPRDYSQRTPKKMIAAALRGALSDRARNERIHAITELVAGQTPSTKSAKSFLATLTESKKVLVVIGRADEVGAKSVRNLPGVHVISPDQLNTYDVLDADDVIFSVEALNAYIEANSANTKQDQEVSA, from the coding sequence ATGACTGTGAAGATTGATGTGAGGACGCCGGCAGGCAAGAAGGACGGCAGCGTCGAGTTGCCCGCCGAGCTGTTCGACGTGGAGCCCAACATCGCGCTGATGCACCAGGTGGTCGTCGCGCAGTTGGCCGCCAAGCGTCAGGGCACGCACTCGACCAAGACCCGTGGTGAGGTCTCCGGCGGTGGCAAGAAGCCGTACCGGCAGAAGGGCACCGGCCGCGCCCGTCAGGGTTCGACCCGCGCGCCGCAGTTCGCCGGTGGTGGCGTGGTGCACGGCCCGCAGCCGCGTGACTACAGCCAGCGCACCCCGAAGAAGATGATCGCCGCAGCACTGCGTGGCGCGTTGTCCGACCGGGCGCGTAACGAACGCATCCACGCGATCACCGAGCTGGTGGCCGGTCAAACGCCGTCGACCAAGAGCGCGAAGTCGTTCCTGGCGACACTGACCGAGAGCAAGAAGGTGCTCGTCGTGATCGGGCGCGCTGATGAGGTGGGCGCCAAGAGCGTTCGCAATCTGCCTGGCGTGCATGTGATCTCGCCGGATCAGCTGAACACCTACGACGTGCTCGACGCCGACGACGTGATCTTCAGCGTGGAGGCACTGAACGCCTACATCGAGGCCAACTCAGCCAATACCAAGCAGGATCAGGAGGTTTCGGCCTGA
- a CDS encoding TetR/AcrR family transcriptional regulator, producing MSTAGGDPRPARSRARLLDAATALLRTGGPGAVTVDAVTRSANVARATLYRHFPSANDLVAAAFMSLIPPPPMPPDDGGLRDRLISIVVEWAEAIAEVPTTLTAMAWLSLGPDIAQVPNAGHPVAGSQEVLSLRERIAEQYSAPFDAIFDGPQAAAELRPVDRPMAFALLIGPLAFGRISTLADFDYRAVAIAAVDGFLANFAAPPDAEITSASSE from the coding sequence ATGAGTACGGCGGGAGGCGACCCGCGGCCGGCCAGATCCCGGGCGCGACTGCTCGACGCGGCGACGGCGCTGCTGCGCACAGGCGGGCCCGGCGCGGTGACCGTCGACGCCGTCACCCGCAGCGCCAACGTGGCGCGGGCCACGCTGTATCGGCACTTCCCCAGTGCGAATGATCTTGTCGCAGCGGCATTCATGAGCCTCATTCCGCCACCGCCGATGCCGCCGGACGACGGCGGTCTACGGGACCGGCTCATCTCGATCGTCGTCGAGTGGGCCGAGGCGATCGCGGAGGTGCCGACCACCCTGACCGCGATGGCGTGGCTGTCGCTCGGGCCGGACATCGCGCAGGTGCCCAACGCCGGACATCCTGTCGCGGGCAGTCAGGAGGTGCTCTCGCTGCGCGAGAGAATCGCCGAACAGTACTCGGCACCGTTCGACGCGATCTTCGACGGGCCGCAGGCCGCTGCCGAGTTGCGCCCTGTCGACAGGCCGATGGCGTTTGCGCTGCTGATCGGCCCACTGGCCTTCGGCCGGATCAGCACCCTGGCCGATTTCGACTACCGGGCGGTGGCGATCGCCGCGGTCGACGGCTTCCTGGCCAACTTCGCCGCACCGCCCGATGCCGAAATCACCTCAGCGAGTAGCGAATAG
- the rpsS gene encoding 30S ribosomal protein S19, which translates to MPRSLKKGPFVDDHLLKKVDVQNEKNTKQVIKTWSRRSTIIPDFIGHTFAVHDGRKHVPVFVTEAMVGHKLGEFAPTRTFKGHIKDDRKSKRR; encoded by the coding sequence ATGCCACGCAGCCTGAAGAAGGGCCCGTTCGTCGACGACCATCTCCTCAAGAAGGTCGACGTCCAGAACGAGAAGAACACCAAGCAGGTCATCAAGACCTGGTCCCGTCGGTCGACCATCATCCCCGACTTCATCGGGCACACCTTCGCCGTCCACGACGGTCGCAAGCATGTCCCGGTGTTCGTCACCGAGGCGATGGTCGGGCACAAGCTGGGCGAGTTCGCTCCCACCCGCACCTTCAAGGGTCACATCAAGGATGACCGGAAGAGCAAGAGGCGATGA
- a CDS encoding hotdog fold domain-containing protein, whose amino-acid sequence MTASTTTYRMWQRLERLPTGSRLFSVAAMARVPYFASVLPHVKRMEPGLAEVDVPKWFFVHNHLSTVHAIASCNAAEMAMGMLMEATVPTTHRWIPKAMNVQYLQKATTSLRATARIDVPVFDALTEGVELVVPVSVTDRSGVEVVHADITTWVTPT is encoded by the coding sequence ATGACCGCCTCGACCACCACGTACCGCATGTGGCAGCGATTGGAGAGACTACCAACGGGCAGCCGGCTGTTCTCGGTCGCCGCGATGGCGCGGGTTCCTTACTTCGCCTCGGTGCTGCCCCACGTCAAGCGGATGGAACCCGGTCTGGCGGAGGTCGACGTGCCGAAGTGGTTCTTCGTGCACAACCACCTTTCGACCGTGCACGCGATCGCGTCGTGCAACGCCGCCGAGATGGCGATGGGGATGCTGATGGAGGCGACGGTGCCGACGACGCACCGCTGGATCCCCAAGGCGATGAACGTGCAGTACCTGCAGAAGGCGACGACGTCGCTGCGCGCCACCGCGCGCATCGATGTGCCCGTTTTCGACGCGCTCACCGAGGGCGTCGAACTCGTCGTCCCGGTGAGCGTCACCGACCGCAGCGGCGTCGAGGTCGTGCACGCCGACATCACGACGTGGGTCACTCCTACCTGA
- the rplW gene encoding 50S ribosomal protein L23 has translation MATVTDPRDIILAPVISEKSYGLIEDNVYTFVVHPDSNKTQIKIAIEKIFKVKVDSVNTMNRQGKRKRTRAGYGTRKSTKRAIVTLAAGSKPIDLFGAPA, from the coding sequence ATGGCTACCGTGACCGACCCCCGCGACATCATCTTGGCCCCGGTCATCTCCGAGAAGTCGTACGGACTGATCGAGGACAACGTCTACACGTTCGTCGTTCACCCCGACTCGAACAAGACCCAGATCAAGATCGCGATCGAGAAGATCTTCAAGGTGAAGGTCGACTCGGTGAACACCATGAACCGCCAGGGCAAGCGCAAGCGCACTCGGGCCGGGTACGGCACGCGCAAGAGCACCAAGCGCGCGATCGTCACCCTGGCTGCGGGCAGCAAGCCGATCGACCTGTTCGGAGCGCCGGCCTAG
- the rplC gene encoding 50S ribosomal protein L3, whose product MARKGILGTKLGMTQVFDENNKVVPVTVVKAGPNVVTRIRTPERDGYSAVQLAYGEISPRKVNKPVTGQYAAAGVNPRRHLAEFRLEDEASAAEYEVGQELTAEIFADGNYVDVTGTSKGKGFAGTMKRHGFKGQGASHGAQAVHRRPGSIGGCATPGRVFKGTRMSGRMGSDRITTQNLKVHKVDAENGVLLIKGAIPGRNGGLVVVRSAIKRGEK is encoded by the coding sequence ATGGCACGCAAAGGCATTCTGGGCACCAAGCTGGGAATGACGCAGGTGTTCGACGAGAACAACAAGGTCGTCCCAGTAACGGTCGTCAAGGCCGGTCCCAACGTGGTGACCCGTATCCGCACCCCCGAGCGCGACGGCTACAGCGCCGTGCAACTCGCCTACGGCGAGATCAGCCCGCGCAAGGTGAACAAGCCGGTCACCGGTCAGTACGCGGCCGCCGGGGTCAACCCGCGCCGTCATCTCGCCGAGTTCCGGCTCGAAGACGAGGCATCGGCCGCGGAGTACGAGGTCGGCCAGGAGCTGACCGCTGAGATCTTCGCCGACGGGAACTACGTCGACGTGACCGGCACCTCCAAGGGCAAGGGTTTCGCGGGAACCATGAAGCGTCACGGCTTCAAGGGCCAGGGCGCCAGCCACGGTGCGCAGGCAGTGCACCGTCGGCCCGGCTCGATCGGTGGCTGCGCCACCCCGGGTCGCGTCTTCAAGGGCACCCGCATGTCCGGCCGGATGGGTAGCGATCGGATCACGACGCAGAACCTGAAGGTGCACAAGGTCGACGCCGAGAACGGCGTGCTGTTGATCAAGGGCGCCATCCCCGGTCGCAACGGTGGACTGGTAGTTGTCCGCAGCGCAATCAAGCGAGGCGAGAAGTAA
- a CDS encoding carboxylesterase family protein, whose translation MIAGCTQGVQDPPAVHSDPALVQTVAGTVRGVVAEDHRLFAGIPYAAPPVGPLRWQPPEPAPAWDGVRDATRFGPRCPQPLEGDIELGRQTDEDCLNLHVWTPASDSGSAALRPVMVWIHGGAFVTGTAAAYDARRLVARGDIVVVTINYRLGALGFLAHPALGPAGEVGNYGLADQQAALRWVRDNIEAFGGDPGRVTVAGESAGGMSVCDHLVAPDSQGLFGAALIQSGPCQAQLALPAAERISIDYARNAGCGDPAVAAECLRSLPVNELREPVRYYRIGDDALSGPVTGTTILPQDPMVAFADGGAARVPVAIGSNRDEFTLFMALEYLRGIELLPEDYPRALADAFGADAAAVADRYPLNRYDDSAPLAYSAAVTDADFACVDERIGDDLARHSPVYAYEFNDRRAPAPEPFRTLPFPVGASHSLELRYLFDIGGAPDLDPAQQALSDQMIDYWSAFVSTGTPNGDGLPDWPEVGDDPAAGQRLSLEPDATRVVDDFEQVHQCAFWENLR comes from the coding sequence ATGATCGCCGGGTGTACACAGGGGGTGCAGGATCCGCCGGCCGTGCACTCCGATCCGGCACTGGTGCAGACCGTGGCGGGGACGGTGCGCGGCGTGGTCGCCGAAGACCACCGGCTGTTCGCCGGAATCCCTTATGCGGCACCGCCTGTCGGGCCGTTGCGTTGGCAGCCGCCGGAGCCGGCGCCGGCATGGGATGGGGTGCGTGATGCGACCAGGTTCGGTCCACGGTGCCCGCAGCCTCTCGAGGGTGACATCGAGTTGGGCCGCCAGACCGACGAGGACTGCCTCAATCTGCACGTCTGGACCCCGGCCTCGGATTCCGGCTCGGCGGCGCTGCGTCCGGTGATGGTGTGGATCCACGGCGGCGCGTTCGTCACCGGAACCGCCGCGGCCTACGACGCGCGCCGTCTGGTCGCCCGCGGCGACATCGTCGTCGTGACGATCAACTACCGATTGGGCGCGCTGGGGTTTCTGGCGCACCCCGCCCTCGGGCCCGCGGGCGAGGTGGGCAACTACGGTCTGGCCGATCAGCAGGCCGCGCTGCGGTGGGTGCGCGACAACATCGAAGCATTCGGCGGCGACCCCGGCAGGGTCACCGTCGCTGGGGAGTCCGCGGGCGGCATGTCGGTGTGCGACCACCTCGTCGCCCCGGACTCGCAGGGGTTGTTCGGCGCGGCCCTCATCCAGAGCGGTCCGTGCCAGGCTCAGCTGGCGCTGCCGGCCGCAGAACGCATCAGCATCGACTACGCGCGCAACGCCGGGTGCGGCGATCCGGCGGTCGCCGCCGAGTGTCTGCGGTCGCTGCCCGTCAACGAGCTACGAGAACCGGTGCGGTACTACAGGATCGGAGACGACGCGCTCAGCGGTCCGGTCACCGGCACGACGATCCTGCCGCAGGATCCGATGGTGGCTTTCGCCGACGGCGGCGCGGCCCGGGTGCCGGTCGCGATCGGCAGCAACCGAGACGAGTTCACGCTGTTCATGGCACTCGAGTACCTACGGGGGATCGAACTGCTGCCCGAGGACTATCCGCGGGCGCTGGCAGACGCGTTCGGTGCCGATGCGGCTGCGGTCGCCGACCGCTACCCGCTGAACCGATACGACGACAGCGCGCCGCTGGCCTACTCGGCCGCTGTCACCGACGCCGACTTCGCGTGTGTGGACGAGCGCATCGGTGACGACCTCGCACGGCACTCGCCGGTGTACGCCTACGAGTTCAACGACCGGCGGGCGCCCGCCCCGGAGCCGTTTCGCACCCTGCCCTTCCCCGTCGGCGCAAGTCACTCGTTGGAACTGCGGTATCTGTTCGACATCGGTGGTGCGCCGGACCTGGACCCCGCCCAGCAGGCGCTGTCCGACCAGATGATCGATTACTGGAGCGCGTTCGTCAGCACCGGCACACCGAACGGCGACGGCCTGCCCGACTGGCCCGAGGTCGGAGACGATCCGGCGGCCGGGCAGCGGTTGTCGCTCGAACCCGACGCCACCAGGGTGGTCGACGACTTCGAGCAGGTGCACCAGTGCGCGTTCTGGGAGAACCTCAGGTAG